A genomic window from Coraliomargarita parva includes:
- a CDS encoding SLC13 family permease: MSSPDHPHAQKFGTPAESQNTNAYLRQRIGLILGPVLFLVLLLMPSPEGMSAEAQRVAAVAGLMATWWISEAIPIPATSLLPIALFPLLGIMPTPKATIPYANHLIFLFMGGFIIALSMQRWNLHQRIALHVIHAVGFSPNRLVFGFMLATGSLSAFVSNTATAIMMMPIGMAVMSEASSAVQLSGNEQARQASAALGTNLMLGIAYAASIGGLATLIGTPPNTVLAGYLGKTYGYEISFAKWMLVGAPLACLFIPLCWLWLTRFANPMKGLVLPNSREIIEEELQKLGKMSKGERWASIVFGLTALSWIFRPQIAQVFPRPEMIKDATIAMGGAIALFMIPVDWKRLEFVMNWQWAAKLPWGVLTLFGGGLALAQGFDASGLAEWTIDQVQVLESLPILFVIMGIALMVTFLTELTSNTATSTLLMPVLAGIAIGLGQNPLLLLAPAAISASCAFMLPVATPPNAIIFGSGQVTIPQMMRSGFGLNLIGVFLVTTITYLCLIPAFDIVLGELPQWAR, from the coding sequence GTGTCCTCCCCCGATCACCCCCATGCCCAGAAATTCGGCACGCCCGCCGAATCCCAAAACACCAACGCCTACCTGCGCCAGCGCATCGGCCTGATACTTGGCCCGGTCCTCTTTCTGGTCCTGCTCCTGATGCCCTCCCCGGAAGGGATGTCGGCCGAAGCCCAACGGGTCGCGGCAGTCGCGGGACTGATGGCCACCTGGTGGATCAGCGAAGCCATCCCGATCCCCGCAACCAGCCTCCTGCCCATCGCGCTCTTTCCCCTGCTGGGCATCATGCCCACGCCCAAGGCGACGATTCCCTATGCCAACCACCTGATTTTCCTCTTCATGGGCGGGTTCATCATCGCGCTGTCCATGCAGCGCTGGAACCTGCACCAACGCATCGCCCTGCACGTCATCCACGCGGTGGGCTTCTCCCCCAACCGTCTGGTCTTCGGGTTCATGCTCGCGACCGGGTCGCTGTCCGCCTTCGTCTCCAATACCGCGACCGCCATCATGATGATGCCCATCGGCATGGCGGTCATGTCGGAGGCCTCCAGCGCGGTCCAGCTCAGCGGCAACGAGCAGGCACGGCAGGCCTCCGCCGCACTCGGCACCAACCTCATGCTCGGCATCGCCTACGCCGCCTCCATCGGCGGGCTCGCCACCCTCATCGGCACGCCCCCCAATACCGTCCTCGCCGGCTACCTGGGAAAGACCTACGGCTACGAAATCTCCTTCGCCAAATGGATGCTGGTCGGCGCCCCCCTCGCCTGTCTCTTTATCCCCCTCTGCTGGCTCTGGCTCACCCGTTTCGCCAATCCCATGAAAGGCCTCGTCCTGCCCAACAGCCGTGAGATCATCGAAGAAGAGCTGCAGAAGCTCGGCAAGATGAGCAAGGGCGAGCGCTGGGCCTCGATTGTCTTCGGCCTGACCGCACTGTCCTGGATCTTCCGGCCGCAAATCGCGCAAGTGTTCCCGCGCCCCGAAATGATCAAGGATGCCACCATCGCGATGGGTGGCGCCATCGCGCTGTTCATGATCCCGGTGGATTGGAAGCGGCTCGAATTTGTCATGAACTGGCAATGGGCGGCCAAGTTGCCCTGGGGCGTCCTGACCCTCTTCGGCGGCGGACTGGCCCTCGCCCAGGGTTTCGACGCCTCCGGCCTGGCCGAATGGACGATCGACCAGGTACAGGTCCTTGAGTCCCTGCCGATCCTCTTTGTCATCATGGGCATTGCCCTGATGGTCACCTTCCTCACGGAGCTGACTTCCAACACCGCCACCTCCACCCTGCTCATGCCCGTCCTCGCCGGCATTGCCATCGGTCTCGGCCAAAACCCACTCCTCCTGCTGGCACCCGCCGCCATCTCCGCCTCCTGCGCCTTTATGCTGCCCGTCGCCACCCCGCCCAACGCCATCATCTTCGGCTCCGGCCAGGTCACCATCCCCCAGATGATGCGGAGCGGCTTCGGCTTGAATCTCATCGGGGTCTTCCTCGTCACCACGATCACCTACCTCTGTCTCATCCCCGCCTTTGATATCGTCCTCGGCGAACTGCCCCAATGGGCGCGCTGA